In Candidatus Saccharimonadales bacterium, the sequence TGAACGCCAACAGTGCGGACGACATACGCCCGAGCAATATTCAAAACGAACGAGCCGCCACCCAGATGTGGGAAGGACGGTCAGACGTCGTACGCTGGTATCTTACTCACCAGTTCGGACGATGGGTGCGAGCCACTGACTCAATCGATGAGCCTACCTACAGAGACGTGCAACGCAAATTTGCTAACTCTTTGTCGACTCTCAGATTCTTAGGGTTACGCGCCAACCCCTACTACAGAGCCTCCCTTGGTATGAACGCCGCCCGCTGGTCAATGCTTTATGGTGATGAAAAAGAAGCCCGACAGTGGCGGCGCTACGCAATACGAAGTGTTGGGCTTGCAGCAGTTAAGCTAGATGGGCGTAATCTCGCTCATAGCCTGGCAACAATCAAGCGACGTTGGGGTAGCGCGACTGATCGATCAGTCGCTTTCGGTTCGCTTAACCCGTTCGATGCACAGACCGGACGCTACCGGCCAGACGTTGCAGTCTAAGTTAGGGCGATCCGCTTTGCCATGTCGGCCAAAGCCTTATGATCTGGCTCTTTTGTCTCATCCGGCTGGCCATAAAAGTCCTGAACCTCTTTACATGGGATCAGGTGGACATGAGCGTGTGGCACGTGCCAGCCCTCTACTTTGAGGCATATTCGATTGGCATCCGTGACTTCTCTAAGATGTTTCATGAGCATGCGAACTGTCTTCATAACAGCGAAGTAATACTCATCGTTGAGATCCTCAAGATGATCGACCTCAACCTT encodes:
- a CDS encoding HIT family protein codes for the protein MATLWTKIINGEIPSYKVYEDELTFAFLNIYPVQPGHLMVIPKVEVDHLEDLNDEYYFAVMKTVRMLMKHLREVTDANRICLKVEGWHVPHAHVHLIPCKEVQDFYGQPDETKEPDHKALADMAKRIALT